The Penicillium digitatum chromosome 6, complete sequence genome has a window encoding:
- a CDS encoding MFS multidrug transporter, putative, whose protein sequence is MEKVNMAQERGNEDAAKAPEDPPSQHRDVRLEGYSQFTVAQKRAIVAMGSLASFFSPLSSSIYLPALNTIANSLRISVSQVNLTVTTYLIMQGVAPMLIAGFSDTAGRRPAYIICFTIYLAANLGLALQNSYAALLVLRCLQSAGSSGTVALANGLVGDMITTAERGSYIAFASVGSMLGPSLSPIIGGLLSQYTNWHWIFWFLLIFGGVFFFILGLFLPETCRKVVGDGSIPPPRLNNSVADVIRHRTRKQKGLMPDPDKEAEVRKNYTLQFPSPVPTMKVVLDIETSIVLLTTGLLFASFYAVMTGASTSFHKIYHFNDLHASLMYLPIGGGGILSAFTTGRLVDWNYRRHAKYAGLTIVKNVRADIRNFNIERARLEVALPLYYISNLSMLTYGWVLGHKVNLAAPIILLFIAGWSIIGTSQVLNALMVDLWPGKSAAATAANNLFRCELGAAASAAISPMSSAMGDGWAYTTLAFISIAVSPCLWIVARNGMKWRQKRNRKEEETSSRGQD, encoded by the exons ATGGAAAAGGTTAACATGGCGCAGGAGCGCGGCAACGAGGATGCTGCCAAAGCACCCGAAGACCCGCCAAGCCAACATAGAGATGTGCGCCTGGAAGGTTATTCCCAGTTCACAGTAGCCCAGAAGCGGGCTATTGTAGCCATGGGATCTCTGGCTAGTTTTTTTTCGCCCTTGTCTTCGAGCATCTATCTACCCGCCTTGAATACTATCGCAAACTCCCTGCGTATCTCAGTCTCTCAGGTGAACTTGACAGTCACTACTTACTTG ATTATGCAAGGAGTCGCACCCATGCTGATTGCAGGCTTCTCGGACACCGCAGGCCGCCGTCCTGCCTACATCATTTGCTTCACAATTTACCTTGCAGCCAACCTCGGACTGGCTCTCCAAAACAGCTATGCTGCCCTCCTTGTCCTCAGATGTCTTCAGAGTGCAGGTAGTAGCGGGACTGTGGCCCTGGCAAACGGTTTGGTGGGAGACATGATCACGACCGCGGAACGAGGCTCATACATCGCCTTCGCTTCAGTCGGGAGTATGTTAGGCCCCTCCTTGTCGCCAATAATTGGCGGCCTCCTCAGTCAGTACACTAATTGGCATTGGATCTTTTGGTTTCTGCTGATTTTCGGCGGcgtgttttttttcatcctcGGTCTATTCCTGCCGGAGACCTGTCGCAAAGTCGTCGGAGATGGGTCCATCCCACCGCCCCGTTTGAATAACTCTGTGGCAGATGTTATCCGGCATCGCACGCGCAAACAGAAGGGTCTTATGCCTGACCCGGACAAAGAAGCCGAGGTACGGAAGAACTACACTCTCCAATTCCCGTCACCGGTCCCGACTATGAAGGTCGTTCTTGATATCGAGACTTCGATCGTCCTACTCACTACAGGACTGCTATTTGCTAGTTTCTATGCTGTCATGACTGGTGCGTCGACCTCCTTCCATAAAATTTATCACTTCAACGACCTTCATGCTTCGTTGATGTACCTCCCCATCGGTGGAGGAGGGATTCTGTCAGCCTTCACAACTGGCCGACTGGTTGACTGGAACTACCGTCGCCATGCAAAATATGCCGGTCTCACCATCGTCAAGAATGTGCGTGCGGACATCCGCAACTTCAACATTGAGCGTGCGAGGCTGGAAGTCGCACTCCCACTTTATTACATTAGTAATCTGTCAATGCTGACCTATGGCTGGGTTTTGGGTCACAAGGTCAACCTTGCTGCTCCTATCATTCTTTTGTTCATTGCCGGATGGTCAATTATCGGCACCTCACAGGTCCTGAATGCCTTGATGGTTGATCTTTGGCCAGGGAAGTCGGCAGCCGCGACTGCAGCGAACAATCTATTCCGGTGTGAGCTCGGTGCCGCGGCGTCGGCGGCGATCAGCCCTATGAGCTCTGCCATGGGCGATGGTTGGGCATACACTACCCTTGCTTTCATCTCCATTGCTGTTTCTCCTTGTTTGTGGATAGTGGCGCGTAATGGGATGAAGTGGCGACAGAAAAGAAACCGAAAGGAGGAGGAGACATCGTCTCGTGGGCAGGACTAA
- a CDS encoding Dihydrolipoyl dehydrogenase, translating into MFRAVLPRATPRSALRHAGPKAIPNNFATPMIFIGHSKRGYASEAGDHDLVIIGGGVAGYVAAIKAGQEGLKTACIEKRGTLGGTCLNVGCIPSKSLLNNSHLYHQILHDTKKRGIEVGDVKLNLAQMMKAKDTSVEGLTKGIEFLLKKNGVDYHKGTGSFVDANTIKVALNDGGEQTLRAKNIIIATGSEATGFPGLNIDEKRIITSTGALALTEVPKKMTVIGGGIIGLEMASVWSRLGAEVTVVEFLGQIGGPGMDAEIAKQAQKILGKQGIKFKTSTKVVSGDDSGSTIALNIEAAKGGKEEVLNSDVVLVAIGRRPYTEGLNLEQVGIEKDDRGRLVIDQEYRTKLPHVRVVGDCTFGPMLAHKAEEEAVAAIEYIKTGYGHVNYAAIPSVMYTHPEVAWVGQNEAEVKASGVKYRVGTFPFSANSRAKTNLDTEGVVKFIADAETDRILGVHIIGPGAGEMIAEATLAIEYGASSEDIARTCHAHPTLSEAFKEAAMATYSKPIHF; encoded by the exons ATGTTCCGCGCAGTTTTGCCCCGGGCTACGCCCCGGTCTGCCCTCCGCCATGCCGGCCCGAAGGCTATTCCCAACAATTTTGCTACTCCCATGATCTTCATAGGCCACTCAAAACGTGGTTACGCCTCTGAAGCAG GTGATCACGACCTGGTCATCATCGGTGGTGGTGTCGCTGGTTACGTTGCTGCAATTAAGGCTGGTCAAGAGGGTCTCAAG ACCGCGTGTATCGAGAAACGCGGCACCCTCGGCGGTACCTGCTTGAATGTTGGCTGTATCCCTTCTAAGTCTCTCCTCAACAACTCCCATCTCTACCACCAGATCCTTCACGACACCAAGAAGCGCGGTATCGAGGTCGGCGATGTCAAGCTCAACCTTGCCCAGATGATGAAGGCCAAGGACACATCCGTTGAAGGTCTGACCAAGGGTATTGAGTTCTTGCTCAAGAAGAACGGTGTCGACTACCACAAGGGTACTGGTTCTTTTGTTGATGCCAACACCATTAAGGTCGCCCTCAACGACGGCGGTGAGCAGACCCTGCGCGCTAAGAATATCATCATCGCCACCGGCTCTGAGGCCACCGGCTTCCCCGGCTTGAACATCGACGAGAAGCGCATCATCACAAGCACTGGTGCTCTCGCCCTCACTGAGGTCCCTAAGAAGATGACCGTCATCGGCGGTGGCATAATCGGTCTTGAGATG GCTTCCGTTTGGTCCCGTCTTGGCGCTGAGGTCACTGTTGTTGAGTTCCTCGGCCAAATCGGTGGCCCTGGTATGGATGCCGAGATCGCTAAGCAGGCTCAGAAGATCCTGGGTAAGCAGGGTATTAAGTTCAAGACCAGCACCAAGGTCGTCTCCGGTGACGACAGCGGTTCTACCATCGCCCTTAACATTGAGGCCGCCAAGGGTGGCAAGGAGGAGGTTTTGAACTCCGACGTCGTCTTGGTCGCTATTGGCCGTCGTCCCTACACCGAAGGTCTGAACCTGGAGCAGGTTGGAATCGAGAAGGATGACCGTGGCCGTCTGGTTATCGACCAGGAGTACCGCACCAAGCTTCCTCACGTCCGTGTCGTTGGTGACTGCACCTTCGGTCCCATGCTGGCCCACAAAGCCGAGGAGGAGGCCGTTGCCGCTATCGAATACATCAAGACTGGCTACGGCCACGTCAACTACGCCGCAATCCCCAGCGTTATGTACACTCACCCCGAGGTCGCTTGGGTTGGCCAGAACGAGGCTGAGGTCAAGGCCTCCGGTGTCAAGTACCGTGTCGGTACCTTCCCCTTCAGCGCCAACTCCCGCGCCAAGACCAACCTCGACACCGAGGGTGTCGTCAAGTTCATCGCCGATGCCGAGACCGACCGCATTCTCGGTGTCCACATCATCGGCCCCGGCGCCGGTGAGATGATTGCTGAGGCTACCCTCGCCATCGAGTACGGTGCTTCCTCCGAGGATATTGCCCGTACTTGCCACGCCCACCCCACCCTCTCCGAGGCTTTCAAGGAGGCTGCCATGGCCACCTACTCGAAGCCCATCCACTTCTAA
- a CDS encoding L-asparaginase: protein MGITIQTLAISALVTTSYASPLIYPRAVNTSYTNSNGLTFSHFNGSLPNVTILATGGTIAGTSDDKTTTAGYKSGALGINTLLSGIPDIFKIANIAAIQAHNVNSGDISSSLLLNLTQTLQTQVCDDPTMSGAVITHGTDTLEESAFFLDATVNCGKPIVFVGSMRPSTAISADGPMNLLQGVTVAADKNSRDRGALVVLNDRIVSALFATKTSANTVDTFKAYEQGSLGFIVSNKPYFYYPAVQANAKHVADVSNVDAMPRVDILYAYEDMQIDSIYSAVKNGAKGIVIAGEGAGGVSTDFASAINDIGVKHSIPVVLSHRTVNGEVPTADFTGENAETKIASGMFNPQQSRILLGLLLAEKKGFKEIREVFSKATVA, encoded by the exons ATGGGGATCACTATTCAGACACTCGCAATTTCAGCCCTGGTGACTACAAGCTACGCCTCTCCTTTGATCTACCCTCGGGCAGTAAACACATCCTATACCAATTCCAACGGCTTGACATTCAGCCATTTCAACGGTTCTCTTCCAAATGTTACCATCCTAGCCACTG GCGGCACCATCGCCGGCACAAGCGACGACAAAACCACAACAGCAGGCTACAAATCTGGCGCCCTAGGAATCAATACCCTCCTCTCTGGAATACCAGATATCTTTAAGATCGCCAATATCGCCGCCATTCAGGCACACAACGTCAACAGCGGCGACATCTCCTCATCTCTCCTCTTAAACCTGACCCAGACACTCCAGACACAAGTTTGTGATGATCCAACCATGTCCGGAGCCGTGATCACCCACGGCACCGACACCCTCGAAGAATCTGCCTTCTTCCTCGACGCGACAGTAAACTGCGGCAAGCCAATCGTATTCGTCGGCTCGATGCGGCCCTCTACCGCCATCTCAGCGGATGGACCCATGAACCTTCTCCAGGGAGTAACCGTCGCCGCAGACAAGAACTCTAGGGACCGTGGAGCCTTGGTTGTTCTGAATGACCGGATTGTCTCGGCTCTCTTCGCAACCAAGACTAGTGCGAATACCGTGGATACCTTCAAGGCATATGAGCAGGGGAGCCTGGGATTCATTGTGTCCAATAAACCGTACTTCTATTACCCGGCTGTGCAGGCAAATGCCAAGCATGTGGCTGATGTGTCCAATGTGGATGCCATGCCTCGTGTGGATATCCTGTATGCCTATGAGGACATGCAGATCGATTCGATTTACAGTGCCGTGAAGAATGGTGCGAAGGGTATCGTG ATTGCTGGTGAGGGTGCAGGTGGTGTTTCCACAGATTTCGCTTCTGCTATCAATGACATTGGTGTGAAGCATAGCATCCCTGTCGTCTTGTCACACCGTACTGTGAACGGCGAAGTCCCCACAGCCGATTTCACCGGAGAGAACGCAGAAACCAAGATTGCCAGTGGAATGTTCAATCCCCAGCAGTCGAGGATTTTGCTTGGGCTGTTGTTGGCAGAGAAGAAGGGTTTTAAGGAGATTAGAGAGGTGTTCTCGAAGGCTACTGTTGCTTGA
- a CDS encoding AIG2-like: protein MSDSAREQMSLNSPPPPPPPPPEIPGSKISSYVLKLRTAPSDYFFQAPNPPKYVDLFDAPTGPYFFYGTLTDPSMIREILGLETEPELRPARLSGYKCKLWGQYPALLDAPDSVVEGAVYHVQTVEHGERLAAYETKNYKVGPCRIRYTDGKEPADNVGYTFKFKGDQTDLSDGIFDLRTRKPFCGHCKIELKKTVSVVNLISVIFGSETQLAPSAKVEKTLAQQVCPAARGRVS, encoded by the exons ATGTCGGATAGTGCAAGAGAGCAGATGAGTCTCAACAGTCcccctccaccaccaccaccaccacccgAAATTCCTGGCTCGAAAATCTCCAGTTACGTCTTGAAACTCAGAACCGCTCCTTCGGATTACTTTTTTCAAGCACCAAACCCACCCAAGTACGTGGACTTGTTCGACGCGCCTACTGGGCCCTATTTCTTCTATGGCACGTTGACCGACCCGTCTATGATTCGTGAAATTTTGGGGCTGGAAACTGAGCCGGAACTGCGCCCAGCACGCCTATCGGGCTATAAGTGCAAGTTGTGGGGGCAATACCCTGCACTGCTGGATGCTCCAGACTCCGTGGTCGAGGGCGCAGTGTATCATGTTCAAACGGTTGAACATGGGGAGAGGCTTGCGGCATATGAAACAAAAAATTACAAAGTCGGCCCTTGTCGCATTCGCTATACTGATGGAAAGGAGCCTGCGGACAATGTCGGATATACATTCAAGTTCAAGGGGGATCAGACTGATTTGAGCGATGGAATATTCGATCTCAGG ACCCGAAAGCCATTTTGCGGTCATTGTAAAatagaattaaaaaaaaccgTCTCAGT AGTCAATCTGATCTCAGTCATCTTCGGTTCCGAAACGCAGCTAGCGCCCTCAGCCAAGGTTGAGAAGACTCTGGCGCAGCAAGTCTGCCCCGCTGCACGGGGACGAGTGTCCTGA
- a CDS encoding Putative amidoligase enzyme translates to MSRPPPPPPPPSATRRPTVGKNSVRAEAPTYPIGSFGIGVEVEFLLQPRENIKAADDVRQFSKAVASSYNAFMDQSEPDSTIEMPKKGRAPWGLESISPIFRAHEGSRWRQHVEFMWRFLLADFHVDSNASCGTHVHLSRVGGYSLSDLKKICQSLIHFEPAFEAILPEERLGNEYGRSNWLDNMNFGHQNLSRRQSIAIIQRVSTMRELVLLMNPDHDKMFGWNFLYLLNNPHGTIEFRRGAASNSVQDVFIYIEIAMSFLEASVRLGDVESLKSVPATVGGLQWFIQAAKLPDGIPGLFDSRYLKLFFAEKNQSAFREPRPLGILSPYKLNKLNRKKEEDKRKNVAMVKMLQEPYWS, encoded by the exons ATGTCTCGACCACCCCCACCGCCTCCTCCCCCCTCGGCGACAAGAAGACCAACCG TTGGGAAAAACTCTGTACGAGCTGAGGCTCCTACCTATCCCATTGGAAGCTTCGGCATTGGAGTCGAGGTTGAGTTTCTTCTACAACCTCGTGAGAATATCAAGGCAGCCGATGATGTCAGGCAATTTTCCAAGGCGGTTGCATCTTCCTACAATGCTTTTATGGACCAATCCGAGCCCG ATTCGACAATCGAAATGCCAAAGAAAGGCCGTGCACCAT GGGGCTTGGAGAGTATTTCCCCCATCTTTAGGGCACATGAGGGCTCTAGGTGGCGTCAGCATGTTGAATTTATGTGGAGATTCCTTCTCGCGGATTTTCATGTCGATTCCAATGCTAGTTGCGGCACTCATGTACATCTATCACGGGTGGGAGGTTACTCATTAAGCGACCTCAAGAAGATTTGCCAAAGTTTGATACATTTCGAGCCTGCTTTTGAAGCCATTCTTCCAGAGGAACGACTCGGCAATGAATACGGACGAAGCAATTGGCTGGATAACATGAATTTTGGACACCAGAATCTATCCCGAAGGCAGAGCATTGCCATTATTCAGCGAGTTTCGACCATGAGGGAGCTAGTACTACTTATGAACCCCGACCATGACAAGATGTTTGGTTGGAACTTTCTCTATCTACTGAATAATCCCCACGGGACAATTGAGTTCCGGCGCGGAGCGGCGAGTAATTCAGTGCAAGACGTCTTTATCTATATAGAGATTGCGATGTCTTTTCTGGAAGCCTCAGTCCGGCTGGGAGATGTGGAAAGCCTCAAGAGTGTGCCCGCCACTGTCGGTGGTCTCCAGTGGTTTATCCAAGCAGCAAAGCTACCAGACGGCATTCCTGGATTATTTGACTCCCGGTATCTCAAGCTCTTCTTCGCGGAGAAGAATCAAAGTGCTTTTCGTGAGCCAAGACCACTGGGTATTCTTTCGCCTTACAAGCTGAATAAGCTAAATcggaagaaggaagaagacaaGAGAAAAAACGTTGCTATGGTCAAGATGTTACAGGAGCCTTATTGGAGCTGA
- a CDS encoding Kinesin light chain — protein sequence MGPEIPGQGAENLLLQVLEIRKKKLGTNHPDTVRSMGNLAATYRSQGRWEQAEQLGIQAMETLKMKLGEDHPDTLSSMTNLAATYRIQGRWEEAEKLEMQAMDTLKTKLGTDHPDTLRSLGNLAAKHGNQGRWEEAEKLLVHLVEMRKTKLGVDRPDTLLTMQNLALTWRYIDRNDDAIDLLRKLRS from the coding sequence ATGGGACCAGAAATCCCCGGTCAAGGTGCCGAGAACCTCCTATTACAGGTGTTGGAGATTCGTAAGAAAAAGCTTGGTACGAACCATCCTGATACGGTAAGGAGCATGGGAAACCTGGCGGCGACTTATAGGAGCCAAGGTCGATGGGAGCAAGCCGAGCAGCTCGGAATACAGGCGATGGAGACTCTCAAGATGAAGCTCGGCGAGGATCATCCCGACACGCTTTCGAGTATGACAAACTTAGCGGCTACGTATAGGATACAGGGCCGGTGGGAAGAGGCTGAGAAGCTCGAAATGCAGGCGATGGACACTCTTAAGACGAAGCTTGGTACGGACCATCCCGACACGTTGAGGAGCCTAGGGAATCTGGCGGCTAAGCATGGGAATCAGGGTCGGTGGGAGGAGGCCGAGAAGCTCCTGGTGCATTTGGTAGAGATGCGCAAGACGAAGCTCGGCGTGGACCGTCCAGACACGCTGTTGACCATGCAGAACCTCGCTCTCACCTGGAGATATATCGATCGAAATGACGATGCTATCGATTTGTTGCGAAAACTGCGTAGCTAA
- a CDS encoding Protein kinase-like domain protein: MKMSIYLWNCFSAVRAAWKFFIEGTFGIFSGIIPLFIKAHPSNSQESNDLESNNVVGVASRTSDHVTYTIRPLFQSDLKISSRVVAFSNNPGATPLTATGTTMHQIRFFTLAYCKMNAIDTDQPEGIFLRRYKPLPEGEVPAQPTRIRWYCDIADALCHLHKLGIAHGDVRIDNVLLDNRGSAILCDFSAASPFGYSNLVISDLPLPVNGPSPNLSEATDMFAMASLLFQVEHGIKPELSVDSDGELILPSIQTNHLGIDAIIRNAWLKQYSSTSEMLQNLYALDAQTSQAVYGTQIHSEPIASLRERIKVWRNGRENSIGRVLDGILSGDQLQVLADCYDLDRDAELRFTSYSVPMHEN; encoded by the exons ATGAAAATGTCAATTTACCTCTGGAACTGTTTCTCCGCTGTGCGGGCGGCCTGGAAATTCTTTATTGAAGGCACGTTCGGCATCTTCTCTGGTATAATTCCGTTATTCATCAAAGCCCATCCATCCAACTCACAGGAGTCGAATGATCTTGAGTCCAATAATGTGGTTGGTGTCGCCTCGAGAACATCTGACCACGTCACCTATACCATACGGCCACTATTTCAGTCTGATTTGAAAATA TCCTCAAGAGTTGTCGCATTTTCGAACAACCCGGGAGCGACGCCTCTGACAGCGACCGGTACCACTATGCATCAGATACGGTTTTTCACTCTGGCTTATTGCAAGATGAACG CTATCGACACCGATCAACCCGAGGGGATATTTCTCCGCAGATATAAGCCGTTGCCCGAGGGTGAGGTACCCGCACAGCCCACTCGAATCCGATGGTATTGCGATATCGCCGACGCTCTTTGCCACCTTCATAAGCTTGGCATTGCTCATGGAGATGTACGAATTGATAATGTACTCTTGGATAATCGAGGCTCTGCTATTCTTTGTGATTTCAGTGCCGCTAGTCCCTTTGGTTATTCAAATCTGGTCATCTCGGATCTTCCACTCCCAGTCAATGGTCCGTCGCCAAATCTGTCTGAGGCAACTGATATGTTTGCAATGGCCTCGCTCCTTTTCCAGGTTGAGCATGGAATCAAACCTGAGCTTTCTGTTGACAGTGATGGTGAATTGATTTTGCCTAGCATACAGACCAATCATCTGGGTATTGATGCGATTATTCGAAATGCCTGGCTTAAACAATATAGCAGCACCTCGGAGATGCTACAGAACCTTTATGCACTTGACGCTCAGACTAGTCAAGCTGTTTACGGTACCCAAATACATTCAGAGCCAATTGCTTCACTGAGAGAGCGGATCAAAGTATGGAGAAATGGACGCGAGAACAGTATTG GCCGTGTACTTGATGGTATACTTTCAGGAGACCAGTTGCAAGTACTAGCAGATTGCTATGACTTGGATAGAGATGCCGAATTACGGTTCACAAGCTATAGTGTACCCATGCATGAAAATTGA
- a CDS encoding Reverse transcriptase, putative: MLRERSKTQRQRGGWTPMEAQSWKKGGCLTAIPDALPREWESRKAYIQAPWSKPPKVHIEEREQAKNTHDSIERQFRAPVRLYTDGSGYQGGIGAAVYPTYPSVQNESRLCNMGSDDDATVYAAELRAIEMALEVIQYQFTSNDDWRERLAERGAVIFTDNQAALKAIQNPKMPSGQVYLEGSLRLLDWCSKSKIQVELRWIPAHEGIPGNEHVDMLAKSAATTTDTSNYHNRSTRLAAAASKWIKHESMIAWEKSWSKGGRIARRTRRLVEAPNKTNLAYWKGLRKATTSVLIQLRTGIIGLAEYLSKIKRKDSPRCQCDLGNQSVKHVLLECPLLEELRSEMVEELFMEGVSTTLGEQAMLTEVKAAPIVAKFMIASGLLGQFQSVDSVAMGEEQGEEDSKPKPIQDTANVGETGNTSQWPGARSAEVTSHQRTWRTTYAADEDEEAWRQDPNLFVFDLPE, encoded by the coding sequence ATGCTCCGAGAAAGGAGCAAAACTCAACGCCAGAGAGGAGGATGGACACCAATGGAGGCTCAgtcctggaagaagggtggatGTCTCACTGCAATCCCGGACGCCTTACCAAGGGAatgggagagcaggaaggcatacatccaggcgCCATGGAGCAAGCCGCCAAAGGTACACATCGAAGAACGAGAGCAAGCGAAAAACACACACGATAGCATTGAACGACAATTCCGCGCACCGGTACGACTATAcaccgatgggagcgggtatcaaggcggcattggggccgcagtgtacccgaCATACCCGAGTGTCCAGAACGAGTCACGGCTATGCAATATGGGATCTGACGACGATGCCACTGTGTACGCCGCCGAGCTCCGCGCTATTGAAATGGCACTAGAAGTTATCCAATACCAATTCACAAGCAACGACGACTGGCGAGAAAGGCTGGCGGAGAGGGGGGCCGTGATCTTCACCGACAACCAGGCCGCTCTTAAAGCTATTCAAAACCCCAAAATGCCATCCGGCCAGGTATACCTGGAAGGAAGCCTCCGCCTACTGGACTGGTGCTCGAAGAGCAAGATTCAGGTTGAATTGCGCTGGATCCCGGcgcatgaaggcattccagGCAACGAACATGTTGACATGCTTGCAAAGAGCGCAGCAACCACCACCGACACATCGAATTATCATAACCGATCTAcccggcttgccgccgcagcgagcaagtGGATTAAGCATGAATCGATGATCGCATGGGAAAAATCGTGGTCGAAGGGAGGAAGGATTGCGCGGAGGACTCGGAGGCTGGTCGAAGCGCCGAACAAGACAAATCTGGCGTACTGGAAAGGACTGCGGAAAGCAACAACATCAGTGCTAATCCAACTCCGGACAGGCATCATTGGGCTCGCTGAATACCtatccaaaatcaagcgaaaAGACTCACCGCGTTGTCAATGCGACCtaggaaaccagagtgtgaagcacGTTCTGCTAGAGTGTCCGCTACTcgaggaactgcggtcggagatggtggaggaattgtttatggagggggtgtcgacaacgcttggagaacaagcaatgttgacagaagtgaaggcagcgccgatcgtggcgaagttcatgatcgcatcgggactcttgggacagtttcagtcagtggactcggtcgccatgggtgaggagcagggggaggaggattcaaaaccgaaaccaatccaagacactgcgaatgttggagaaacagggaacacatcacagtggccgggcgccaggtccgccgaggtcacctcacaccaacgcacatggagaacaacgtacgctgccgacgaagacgaagaggcaTGGCGCCAggacccgaacctattcgtgttcgacctgccggagtga
- a CDS encoding Pectin lyase B yields MKYALVLTAIVTIASKVAAVGVVGKPEGFAAGATGGGNAAPVYPTTNEELVSYLGDSEARVIVLSKTFDFTDSEGSTTTGGCLPFGTAPNCQVAINKDNWCHNYEPNAATTTVTYKNAGMLGINIGSNKSLIGEGTSGVIKGRGLRLANGVQNIIVQNIAVTDINARYVWGGDAITLDQADLVWLDHITTARIGRQHYVLGTGADNRVSITNNFINGESEYSATCNGHHYWNVYLDGSSDKVTFQGNYLYKTSGRAPKVKDNTYLHAVNNYWDDNSGHAFEIGAGGHVLAEGNYFSNVNATLELDTFFGSLYASDSNSAACQASIGRPCVANVNGGELVSSSAAVLSSFKGEKLPSSAVANTNPAGSAGQGNL; encoded by the exons ATGAAGTACGCACTTGTTCTCACGGCTATTGTCACCATTGCCTCCAAGGTCGCCGCTGTCGGCGTTGTTGGCAAACCTGAAGGTTTCGCTGCTGGCGCTACCGGTGGTGGCAATGCCGCCCCTGTGTACCCTACCACCAACGAGGAGCTGGTCTCTTACCTCGGTGACTCGGAGGCCCGTGTCATTGTTCTGAGCAAGAC TTTCGACTTCACCGACAGTGAGGGCTCCACCACGACCGGCGGTTGCCTTCCTTTCGGTACTGCCCCCAACTGCCAGGTTGCTATCAACAAGGACAACTGGTGCCACAACTACGAGCCCAATGCCGCTACCACTACCGTCACCTA CAAAAACGCTGGTATGCTCGGTATCAACATCGGCTCCAACAAGTCCTTGATTGGTGAGGGAACTAGCGGTGTTATCAAGGGCCGTGGTCTGCGCCTTGCCAACGGTGTCCAGAACATCATCGTCCA GAACATTGCTGTCACTGACATCAACGCCCGCTACGTCTGGGGTGGTGATGCTATCACCCTCGACCAGGCTGACCTGGTCTGGCTCGACCACATTACC ACTGCCCGCATTGGTCGTCAGCACTACGTCCTGGGTACTGGAGCTGACAACCGTGTCTCTATCACCAACAACTTCATCAACGGTGAATCTGAGTACTCGGCCACCTGCAACGGTCACCACTACTGGAACGTGTACCTTGATGGTTCCAGTGACAAGGTCACCTTCCAgggcaactacctctacaAGACTAGTGGCCGTGCACCCAAGGTCAAGGACAACACCTACCTCCACGCTGTCAACAACTACTGGGACGACAACTCCGGCCACGCCTTCGAGATCGGCGCTGGTGGCCACGTCCTTGCCGAGGGTAACTACttctccaacgtcaacgCTACTCTCGAGTTGGACACCTTCTTCGGCTCCCTTTACGCTTCCGACAGCAACTCCGCCGCCTGCCAGGCTTCCATCGGTCGCCCCTGTGTGGCCAACGTCAACGGAGGAGAGCTGGTCAGCTCCTCCGCCGCCGTTCTGTCGAGCTTCAAGGGCGAGAAGCTCCCCTCTTCTGCTGTTGCCAACACCAACCCTGCTGGCAGCGCTGGTCAGGGCAACCTGTAA